TTCAGGGAAATCAACTACAGTAATCAACTTAGTTATAATTTGCTACACTAGCACTTTAAATCCAAGCTGTCTCCTACGGTTGTACTGAAAAATATTGTATAGACCACATGGAGGATTTCTGATAGATTTTTATCCATCAACTCTAGTGGAGCCATTCTAGTTCATTTGCTCATGTACAGAAATTAACAGTTACTGAAACATCCCCCGGTGTAGTCCTATCGatgacattaaaaaaacaacccggCCCTCACTGCTTTTGCTTCAAAGCCGGGCACGTGACGCCACAGACGCTCTCCGTCATAAGCCAGCGGCGTGGGAAATTGTGCGAGCGGAGGGAGGGATTCCGCCTTTTCATTGGTCTGCTGGGGAGGGCACGAGCTCCCTGATTGGCCGGTGGCTCTGAATGTCGTCGAGGTGCATTATTGGGTAGGACCATGAGGCACGGAGGGCGCGGATTGGTCGGCGGCCAGCGCCTCAGGGGCCGACGCCGGCGCGCCGATTGGGCAGTACAGTCGGACTGGGCGGGCGAGCGGCCATGGCGTGGTTACTTGGGCCGCGCTGAGCCCGGCTCGCTTCTTTCTGTCGCATTCGGGGAAGGGGCGGCCGTCGGTGCCGCCGCCGCTACGGCAATGATGAAGGGCGCGCTGGCCAGCCCCGTGGCCCACGCCACAGCCATGCAGGAGACTTTCGGCTGCGCCGTCGCCAACCGCTTCCATCAGCTGCTCGACGACGAGTCCGACCCTTTCGACATCCTCCGCGAGGCGGAGCGGCGCAAACAGCAGAGCAAGAAGCGCGAAGAGGCGGCCGCCGCCCCCCCGGCCGGCAGGAAGCCCGGCCCGGGAggagccgccgctgccgccgccgccgccgccaaaagGGAATCCCAGAAGGAGCGCAAAGGCGCCTCTTTCCTGCAGCCGGAGAGCCCCCCAGCAGTGCCCGGTAGGGAAGGGACCAGGAGCGGGGACGGGGAGGGCGCCGCGTGCGCGCCTCCCTAGCGAGGGGTGGGGAAGCCTTGGGGAACGAGCCTCTTCCACCTCCCCCCGAGGAAGCGCGCCTAGGCTCGGGCTTTGGGTCGGCTGTCCTGCCCGCGACGCCCTTTAAACGAGGGAGCCCTTTGGGTTGAATGGGCCGGGGCGGGATAAGGAGAATCCGGATTCGCGACTGCAAATGACATTGGGACGGGATGGGGGGGGCGTTGGAGCAGAGCAGGTGCGGTTCGAATTAATGGAGGCGCAGCAGCTGCCGCCCCGGCGATCGCCGCTTGGACCGACGCGGCACACCTGCCCTCCTCTCGCCCGAGGCGAGCGCGAGCGGCGCTCCCTTCCGCGCAGGAGGGCTGCGCCGGCGCTCACCTCGTGGTCGGCTTCCGACTCCTCCCTGCGCGGGCCGTGGGCGACTCTGCCGGCTGCGGAAGGGCAGGGCCGCCGCCTGCGTACAAGGCGGGCGATTGTGGCGTCGGGCGGCGCTTGGGATGAGGGCGAAAAGTTGCGGCCGCGTCTGGGCTCCGCCTTCCCGTTCTCGTTCCGCGGGCTGGCCGGCGCCAAGAGCCTGCGAGTCTCCCCGCCCGGCATTGTCCCCAATTAATTCCGTCGGGGGGAAGTCGCTTGACGCCGAGCTGTCAAAAAGGGCTCGCTCGGCTGCCTTCAGGGCTCCTTAATTCCTTGGGGCTGAAGCCGATCTCCAAAGCCCTGAGCTCAGCAGTACCCGAAACGAGGGGTGCTCCTGCTAGAGAGCTTTCTTTGCTGCTCTTGAGCTGAAGGTTTGGAAACCGGCTTTGAAAACGCAGGTCCAATCAAGTTTTTGTCCCCTTGCTCTTTGCATGCCAAACTGCACTTgtggcaggagtgccaacttgaatgaaaaatggtgggggagggggcagataatcgatcacacacacaatttgaatggtaatgcccatcCAACTTGGGATGATGATCCCCCTCCAATATTGTATTGGAGGGGCCGAAGGGacctctgcccctaggagtttGCTTCTGTGACTTGTGAACAACTCGGTTTGTGCAAGAGCCAGGATACAAATGTATGAGGCAGTAGGGGCAGTTGTATCCAACCCATGTGCCACTAGGAAGCCTGGATTGTGCTGAGAACCTAAGCTAAAACATTGGACACCTGACGATTCCCAGAGCAGGGCTGCCCCATGAAACATTGATGTGTTTTCCACCCTCACTTGCCAATTTATGAATACAGTAATGGCATTATTCGAAGGGAAGGATGCAAAGGAGTTCCCCAGGCAGGGTGCCACCTCAGATAACATGCTATCGTGTGTTGCCACAAAGGCTGTAGCCATTGGTGGAGCCATGCAGAGGGCCTTTCCCATAGATTTCAAGACCCAGGCAAGCAAATGTAGGTGCTCCCTCCCTCAAGTACTGCTGATGAACAAATACATGTATTTCTGTGAATCTGTCTCCAATTTTAATCCAGAACAAAAATGTGTGCCTTGTTAATCACTTGAAAAACATTGCAGCTTGGGATAACTAGTGTAGTAAAACCTAATACGCATATGCACTGCACACAGCTTAATATAAAATTTCATGATGTAAAgatttaagtaaaaaaaatgcactgcagAATGGTTTAGCAGGTCACTGAAATGTAAAAACTGGGTGTTAGACATTCATTCATACTTCAGAATATGTCTTGTACATATTGGATCAAATTATGTACACAATATGTATTTTTGCTGGGTGTCCCCAGTCTCTCACTTTCTATATCTTGACTCTTAACCAGTTTGTACTTGGGACTGGAGGAGCTGCCCAAAATCTTCATATGTCCTGTTTCTCCCTACAGACACACATATGCAGAGAGATGGGATATCCATGGACTACGGCAATTGTTTCATCACAGCAGCACAGTTTATCTGTCACACAATAACATGAGTTGGTGCAGCTGCCTGTGGTCGTGTGTTGATTGTAAATGGTCACACATCACATTCTCTGTGGAAATCTGAACCCGGCAGATCAGATGGAGAACATTTTATCATGTCTGTAGTGTCCTTGCTTCCTTCTCCATTAAATTTACTGTTCCACAGAAGAACAAAGGGGAAAGTATACAGACTCCTCTTTAGAGATGTGAATGCCTAAACTGTCTAGGGTGTAAACTAGAGGCGTGGAACACTTTATTTGGCCTAAGGATCActtggggggggtgtcctggAGGCTGGTAGTGAGCAGCTGATGCCACTCTTAATATTTGTTCAGTGAGTTACAACCCCCCAACCCACAAGTGAAGGGCTTCCAGCCAAGCAATAGGTATTATCAGACGGCAAGGACACATTTTAGCCACGCAAAAAACTGCATAAGTTGCTTATGAGGTAATGTGGCTCTGTGGAGTTTTCAAAGGGCTAGAGagagatgcctggagggccacattcagccgcTGAGCCTGAGGCTTCTCACCCTTGGCCTAACCGGTAACATTGTCCAAAATCTGCAGGATTATGATCTGTTCTTCCCCTTTCCACAATGTATGACCCTATTGCTAATTGTGTCATATACATGCTAATGTTGGCTATGGAGCTGCCTAGCACAGTTGACTCTGATCGGCAGCTGCTGTTGAGAATCCCTGGCAGAGCTTGTTTCTGAGACTTGCTACACAAGACTGTTGaactgaatatttatttatttgttgcacttATAGcacaccccgccccgccccgccccccactgaGCGCCCAAGGTGACATACCcttcctcattttatccccacaacagcctgGTGAGGTGGGTTAGGCCAAGAGGCCCAAGTTCACACAGTGAGTTTCTCAACCCAAGTGGGAATTAAAACcgtggtctcctaggtcctagttgGACACTCAGTAACCATGACACCACAGCAGAATGAACCTTGGAAGCAGATCTCCATGCAAATCACATTCCACTAAGCTTTGCTTTAGGTTAGGTTGATATCTCTTGAAGTCACACTATGTTCATTTTTGCCCCTCTCGAAATGGTGAAAAGGGGCTTTGAATAGTTATTAACTAAAAAGCAGTAGGGATTTAGTCATTTTAGAACTTTGTCCATTCTCCGTCAGTGCTGCTTTATTAATAAGTTTCCTTATATCTTCTCCCATCATATCAACAGGATGAGTGTTAGTCTTTGGTAGCTGTTAGCTTGTTTTCACATTTAATTTgttaactttttgtatgtttcCATGGGTCATTTTTCTCCCTGGGAATTGGCAGCTCTGTGCTCTTTTGATCCTTTCAGATGATAGCGTCTAAGCCAGGGGgccccaaacttacctcgccgaGGGCTGGTGCCGCCAGTGCTGATTGCACTGTGGGCCGGAGCGCGCAGGAGCACGTGCCCATACGCGTGTGCACATgccatttccggcacacttcccgGTCGCTGGAACAcgggaaatagcttgtgcgcatgggccttctccagcctggaagtgtgctggaaatgacacttgcgcatgcgcacaagctatttctgatgctccagcgacccggaagtgggcagccgtgctgcgccggTAAGAATAGGCGGCGGTGGCGGGGGTCGCATAAATGAGCCCcgcgggccatagtttggggaagTCTGATCTAAGCTATCCATTTCTGCTATCAATACATTTACATACAGGCTTGAAGAATCAAGCAACTCATAGTGTAACAAGACTTTTATACTGGTTTACTGGGATAGAATCCTCTTCTTAGAAATGACTGGTTCTGTTGTAAGAACAGATGAGCCCCCAACATTCTTGGGATTCAAATGTCTGGTCAAGGCATTTGAATGTCTTGCATTTAATGTCTTGCTGTGGTGTACTGCTGCTATAGTTTTCAGATTTCATGATTTAAACTTGAGtggcattggttttttttaaagttgatgttggggttttgttttgtgaactACCGTGTAATCTATTGGGTGAAGAAGAATTGTCTAAAAACTCAACAGATAAATGATAAGTTTGGGCCCTAGCCCGAACAGTGGTCTGAAAGAGATTTGGGAGAACTTTGCTTCAATGAAATCTCTGAACATAATGGAAAATTCATGGGGGTCTTTTCTTTGGGAATGCCATTTACCTGGTCACATGCAACTTTAATCCAGGCATCATTGCtgatttctcctccccccccttgttCTTGCTACTTTGCGTGCTCCGTGTGGAGGGTGGTAAACGTTTGAAATCTAGGACTGCTTAGGTTTCTTTTTTTGCCAGTACAGTAGTTGAGATGCAAACTTAAATTAATGATAAAAACTGCAATCCTTTTTCAGGGTTGTAGAATTCGTTATACATTCAATTTCAGCTGTGTAGTCATAAGCACAGGCTTATTTTACTTGTAAAAATTACAGCCTTTAAAACGTATCTCTGTAATTATCTTAGGGTGTGTGTACACAAGCATTTTAATATGTATGAGATTCAGCTAACTCAAATAGGAAACCATATAATTATAAAAGTAAACCTCTTGGGTTGTAGAATAGCCCTTTGCTCGCTAAAGAGCTCTTAGTTCATTAAAACTTTTATCCTttatggcttaaaatgcagcttcctACATGATTATATAATGTAATATTATAGTGGGTATAATACATACTGAAGACGTCGAATGAATTGTTTGCCAGGGCATATTTATATAGTAAACATATGCATGCTATGTCCTTAATTTCTTAGACAATTTGTAGGTCTTAGCAGGGctagcccaaggcattttggcacctcagGTGGACCCCAAAATGCCCCTCTCCTTGCTAGGGCAGGAACAGGAACAAGGGGGAAGAAAAACCGCTTGGCTCTGCTTGGTCATCAGTTGTTGATTCTGTGAAATGGCACTTTAGATGTCTTCATTCCAGAAAATTGCTGGGATACAGAAAATGCTAGCCCTGTGGAACAAGCCTTTATACATGCTGCTGCTTGGATTGTGGTCATTGGTAGCATGACAACACGGGCAGGATTCCTTTATGAAACATCTCTGGAAAAACAAGTTTTTCTTCCTCACATTGAAGGCTTGTAGGTAGTCACAGAAGATGAGAGATGAGATCTAACAAATTATGCAGAGAGGCCAAGGTGATGTAATGTCTCCCAACAGCCATTCCCCTTATTTTTCCCATATATTGAAAGCTCCAAGTTCACTGGGAACAGATCTCTTTCAGCGTGGTATCTCACTATGTCCTTCCAGTTGTTTTATGACTCTAACTATCTAGCAAATAAATAAGGAGGGTGTGATACTTAGCTGGTTGAGTGGTGGTGCCGTAACTTCTGATGCatgatcaataaaaaataaatcatagctgttgctgttgttttctttatacccttcccatctggctgggtttcatcagccactctgggcagcttccagaacataaaaacataacgaaacatcagacattaagaAGTTTCTGATAcggggctcccttcagatgtcttctaaaagttgtgtagttctttatgggagggcgttccacagggcgggtgcccctgccgagaagaccctctgcctggttccctgtaacctcacttctcacaatgagggaaccgccagaaggctctagccaaggccatttagggctttaaaggtcagcaccgatgttgaattgtgctctgaaacatactgggagctagtGAAGACCCTTTAGCGCCTGTTTAACCATTCTTGGCTTGCCCATTAAAAATTATGCAGATTTATTTCCTGCATCTAGCACATCTTCCTTGCAATCTGCAAACTCTCCTCATCTTCTTGCATAGATTTTTGCTGTGCACCAATACTTGTATTTTCTAAAAGGTGTTTAATATATAAATTGCACAAGAACTGCCCACTTGGATAGCTGAGCTTTCTTGCTGAGTTGCTTGTATTGAATTTGTAAAGCCCAATCAACAATAGTGAATGTTTGTTTGCTGTCAGTGGTATCTTTGAGCCAGATTTGGGCTTgaacatattttttctttttcttttttgattatcAGTTGCATACTGTCAAGCTTTATGCTGTACACTGAAAGTTGTAACACTTAACAATGGGCTGTGAAATTAAGCTGAACAATCACTTTTTAATCTACTTTGCTTAGATTTGGTGCACATAACATTTTGAAGTTTTGTTTAACTTACCGGTAGTTTATAGTTTGTACTTTGCATTTTGACCGAAGgttttcaaggtggcttacaaaataaaaatagaagtcATACTCAAGAGTGGACCCATTTACAACAGCGGACTTAAGTTACTTATGAGTAACTTCACCaatttcagtgggcttactctgtGCAGGACTAAATTGGAACCACTCATACCGTAGAATACATCTAGAGAAATACACTTCTAAACAAATAAAAAGTACATCAAGAAATTCAAGTGAGCAGCATAAatagaaagaaagataaaaataGCTGGGCActtatttattttgtacaacttgatagtttaaaaataaacccacctcaatgtggtttacaaaaagaatgaaacaaaattattGGTAATAGCAATATAAAATggttatttaaaataattaaaaattatttatttaaattagcaCTAaactaaaaatgcattaaaacaaatCAATATTCTACATAACTTATTTATTTCCCTTCGTAAAGTATTAAGTATTAGATGTTAACATACGGTAGAAAAACAAACTGGCAGACACAgttcaaactactgtacattaGTTTGAACGACATCCTTCACTAACCTGATGCCTTCCCATTGTGTTGGAGTCCAGCctccatgctgactggagctgataggGTTTGTGATCCAGGATATTGGAGGGCACTAGGATGATgaagtgggatgcaggtggcgctgtgggttaaaccacagagcctagggcttgctgatcagaaggtcggcggttcgaatccccgcgacggggtgagctcccgttgctcggtccctgctcctgccaacctagtgtttctgtgcgctgctctggttcaccagaagcggctatgtcatgctgtacgccggctccctctgccaataacgcaagatgagcgccgcaaccccagagtcagtcatgactggaccctttacctttacctttaggatgaTGAAGACTGCTTTCAATCTGATTGGAATCTAGGTGTCTCAGTTAACAGCCGATAGCATTGTGTGATTCTCATAGTTCATCTGCCTAATAAAATCATGTTTGTTCTATACCCCACAGGCCAGAAGCGAGCTCCAAAAAGGGGAGAACAGCAGGGATGGAATGAAAACCGAGGCACAGAGGTAAAGCAAGATAAAGCTGAATGGAGACCTTCTTTCAGGGAGTACCGTCCTCATGAAATGGAGAGACAAGCGGAGTTAACACTAGAAAGGTATGCGCTGTTGAAGGAGGTATCAAATGGTACCCGAAAGAACTTTCAGAGCTCATTTTTCAAGCTACCAGTTGGCTAGATCTGTGACTGCTGGTTCCTAGAGATGTTCAACCACAAAACCAAGTCtttattttcattcttttcttGGTTGGGTTATCCCCATGTGCCTGAGTCTTAGAATTCTAGACTGCATTACTCCTATTCGAGCTTCAAACTTGCTTTGAGCTAAATTGATTGCTTACATGACCTGGACTCGCATCGTATTGTAAATGTGACTCTGGTTTACAGTACGTATCTGGAGCAGATCGTTCTCTTCAAAAGACAATTCAGGCGGTTGTTTTATCACAGCAGTAtgtaaaaaataaagagaaagctCTTGAATTTCTGAATTGTTCTATCATACTTTGTGGTGTTGGGACTGCACCTAGATTTGTGGGTTGGTATAGTCAtggatttttatttctgtttaaagCACACCTTACAGTGTGTTGAACTCTAGTGGGAGGGGAGTGAAATGTTTTGCAACCTCTATCAAACTTTGGCTGCTCATTAGAAAAGAATTCAAACAGCAGCTCAGAAGCAGAGATGTCTTGTGTGAGGACTTCTACTTTTGTGCAGCAGCATACATGAAGTCCTCCCAATTTACATACCCCTGCAGGCCTCCATGCCCACATCGcattctgttccagagggttccTTAACCTTTGAGAGCAGACAACagggggtttgttgttgttgtttagtcatgtccgactcttcgtcaccccatggaccatagcacgccaggcactcctgtcttccactgcctcccgcagtttggttaaactcatgttcgtagctttgagaacactgtccaaccatctcgtcctctgtcgtccccttctccttgtgccctccatctttcctaacatcagggtcttttctagggagtcttctcttctcatgaggtggccaaagtattggagcctcagcttcacgatctgtccttccagtgagcactcagggctgatttctttaagaatggatagaatcatagagttggaagagactacaagggccatccagtccaaccccctgccaagtaggaaacaccatcaaagcattcctgacatatggctgtcaagcctctgcttaaagacctccaaagaaggagactccaccacactccttggcaggaaattccactgccgaacagctcttactgtcaggaagttcttcctaatgtttaggtggaatcttctttcttgtagtttgaacccattgctccgtgtccacttctctggagcagcagaaaacaacctttctccctcttctatatgacatctttttacatatttgaacatggctatcatatcgccccttaaccttctcttctccaggctaaacatacccagctccctaagctgttcctcataaggcatcgtttccaggcctttgactattttggttgccctcctctagacacgttccagcttgccagtatccttcttgaactgtggtgcccagaactggacacagtactccaggtgaggtcgataggtttgatcttcttgcagtccatgggactctcaagagtctcctccagcaccataattcaaaagcatcaattcttcggtgatcagccttctttatggtccagctctcacttccatacatcactactggggaa
This region of Zootoca vivipara chromosome 11, rZooViv1.1, whole genome shotgun sequence genomic DNA includes:
- the HABP4 gene encoding intracellular hyaluronan-binding protein 4 isoform X2 is translated as MRHGGRGLVGGQRLRGRRRRADWAVQSDWAGERPWRGYLGRAEPGSLLSVAFGEGAAVGAAAATAMMKGALASPVAHATAMQETFGCAVANRFHQLLDDESDPFDILREAERRKQQSKKREEAAAAPPAGRKPGPGGAAAAAAAAAKRESQKERKGASFLQPESPPAVPGQKRAPKRGEQQGWNENRGTEVKQDKAEWRPSFREYRPHEMERQAELTLERPIDRFDRERPMRGRGGGRGGMRGRGRGGGMNRTFNGFDQRGKREFDRQSGSDKTELEQTAPMEETAETEENPGAPEGESPTKVAEGEPVEEVVQEMTLDEWKNLQEQSRPKPEFNIRKPETTVPSKAVVIHKSKYRDDVLKEDFEDDAHFFRKAANDITSQLDINFGNLPRPGRGARGARGGRGRVRRVEDSGGHRPEVMMHTTAPNPDDPEDFPALA